In one Bradyrhizobium sp. 4 genomic region, the following are encoded:
- a CDS encoding TlyA family RNA methyltransferase yields the protein MSPARKRADVLLVERGLFESRARARAAIEAGLVTADDKQVAKPSETIAEDAVIQAEPAHPYVSRGGVKLADALERYPIEIEDHVCLDVGASTGGFTEVLLANGASLVFAVDVGTSQLHPSLRGHSKIVSMEETDIRAYDGKRLPARPDVVVIDVSFISLKAVLPVALSLAAAPMSLLALIKPQFEADRKHNKKGIVRDAAVHREICDDIAAFAASLGCTDIEVFPSAISGGDGNIEFFLGARRG from the coding sequence ATGTCCCCTGCCCGCAAGCGCGCGGATGTTCTGCTGGTTGAGCGCGGCCTGTTCGAGAGCCGGGCGCGGGCGCGCGCAGCGATCGAGGCCGGGCTCGTCACGGCCGACGACAAGCAGGTCGCAAAGCCGTCGGAGACGATCGCCGAGGACGCCGTGATCCAGGCCGAGCCCGCGCACCCCTACGTCTCCCGCGGCGGGGTCAAGCTCGCCGACGCACTGGAGCGCTACCCGATCGAGATCGAGGACCATGTCTGCCTCGACGTCGGCGCGTCCACCGGCGGATTCACCGAGGTGCTGCTGGCGAATGGCGCAAGTCTCGTCTTTGCCGTCGATGTCGGCACCAGTCAGCTGCATCCCTCGCTGCGCGGTCACTCCAAGATCGTGTCGATGGAAGAGACCGACATCCGCGCCTATGACGGCAAGCGTTTGCCGGCGCGGCCCGATGTCGTCGTGATCGACGTCAGCTTCATCTCGCTCAAGGCGGTGCTGCCCGTGGCGCTGTCGCTGGCGGCCGCGCCGATGAGCCTGCTGGCACTGATCAAGCCGCAGTTCGAGGCGGACCGGAAGCACAACAAGAAGGGCATCGTCCGCGACGCCGCCGTGCACCGTGAGATCTGCGACGACATCGCCGCCTTTGCGGCCTCGCTCGGCTGCACCGATATCGAGGTGTTCCCATCGGCGATCTCCGGCGGCGACGGCAACATCGAATTCTTCCTGGGCGCGCGCCGTGGTTGA
- a CDS encoding methyltransferase: MVERVTIDHVGHRGDGVSLDAGEAIYVPYTLGGETVEVDHVVGNHPDRRKLLAVDVASPERVTPFCPHFGVCGGCAIQHWASEPYHAWKRGIVVETLAQAGIDCEVASLVDAHGAGRRRVTLHGRFGTHDILKVGFSAASSHDVIPIDRCPILDPGLAGALDAGWALAELLTSRMPVTKPLDIQVTATANGLDIDVRGSGPLPTPLVTALSRVAEQHRLARMTRHGELVLQRLPPTVQMGRAEVTLPPGSFLQATIAGEETLASLVAERIGKAKNVLDLFCGVGPFALRLAEKARVTAHDNDAGAIAALEKAARTPGLKPIKAEPRDLFRRPMVAPELCDFDAVVFDPPRQGAQAQALKLAASKVPVVVAVSCNVATFARDARLLIDGGYKMDAVVPVDQFRHTPHVELVAKFTR; encoded by the coding sequence GTGGTTGAGCGCGTGACGATCGATCACGTCGGCCATCGCGGCGACGGCGTCTCGCTCGACGCTGGGGAAGCCATCTATGTGCCCTACACGCTCGGCGGCGAGACCGTCGAAGTCGATCATGTCGTCGGCAATCATCCCGACCGCCGCAAGCTGCTCGCGGTGGACGTCGCCAGCCCCGAACGCGTCACGCCGTTCTGTCCGCATTTCGGCGTCTGTGGCGGCTGCGCGATCCAGCACTGGGCGAGTGAACCGTATCACGCCTGGAAGCGCGGCATCGTGGTCGAGACCCTGGCCCAGGCCGGCATCGACTGCGAGGTGGCGTCGCTGGTCGATGCCCACGGTGCGGGACGCAGGCGCGTCACGCTGCACGGGCGGTTCGGCACCCATGACATACTCAAGGTCGGCTTCTCGGCTGCCAGCTCGCACGACGTCATCCCGATCGATCGCTGCCCGATCCTCGATCCCGGGCTCGCGGGTGCACTCGATGCCGGCTGGGCGCTCGCCGAGCTGCTGACGTCCAGAATGCCGGTGACGAAACCGCTGGACATCCAGGTCACCGCGACCGCCAACGGTCTCGACATCGACGTGCGCGGCTCCGGCCCGCTGCCAACGCCGCTCGTGACGGCGCTCTCGCGCGTCGCCGAGCAGCATCGCCTGGCGCGGATGACACGGCACGGCGAGCTGGTGCTGCAACGCCTGCCGCCGACCGTGCAGATGGGCCGCGCCGAAGTGACGCTGCCGCCGGGCTCGTTCCTGCAGGCAACCATCGCCGGCGAAGAGACGCTTGCGTCGCTGGTCGCCGAGCGCATCGGCAAGGCGAAGAACGTTCTCGACCTCTTCTGCGGCGTCGGTCCGTTCGCGTTGCGCCTCGCCGAAAAGGCCCGCGTCACCGCCCATGACAATGACGCCGGCGCCATTGCAGCGCTTGAAAAAGCCGCGCGCACACCGGGCCTCAAGCCGATCAAGGCCGAGCCGCGCGATCTGTTTCGCCGTCCCATGGTGGCGCCGGAGCTGTGCGATTTCGACGCCGTCGTGTTCGACCCGCCGCGCCAGGGCGCGCAGGCGCAGGCCTTGAAGCTCGCCGCGAGCAAGGTGCCTGTGGTGGTCGCGGTCTCCTGCAACGTCGCGACATTTGCCCGCGACGCGCGGCTGCTGATCGACGGCGGCTACAAGATGGATGCCGTGGTGCCGGTCGACCAGTTCCGGCATACGCCGCATGTCGAACTGGTGGCGAAGTTCACGCGCTAA
- a CDS encoding DUF1194 domain-containing protein produces MRLLFSIGAVLVTGMFAGGDVAGIAAPGPKFESPRLALLKNQPQRQAADRDAQTVDVELILAVDVSYSMDMDELAIQREGYAQAIQSKEFLQALKLGPNGRIAVTYFEWAASTDQKIIIPWRLIDGPETADAVAAEIMKTPIRRASRTSISGAISFAMPLFDEDPYRGLRRVIDISGDGPNNNGTPVTIARDAAIEKGIVINGLPIMVKEPSYSTMDIDNLDFYYEDCVIGGPGSFVITIKDRDKFKEAIRTKLLMEVAGRMPERPVMRVAEKDKEPRVNCMIGEKIWSDRWGR; encoded by the coding sequence GCCGGAGGGGACGTCGCGGGCATCGCGGCACCAGGACCCAAATTTGAGTCGCCCAGACTGGCGCTGCTCAAAAATCAGCCGCAGCGGCAAGCAGCCGACAGAGACGCGCAGACGGTCGATGTCGAGCTGATCCTCGCTGTCGATGTCTCCTACTCCATGGACATGGACGAGCTCGCGATCCAGCGCGAAGGCTATGCGCAGGCGATCCAGTCGAAGGAATTCCTGCAGGCGCTGAAGCTGGGTCCGAACGGCCGCATCGCGGTGACCTATTTCGAGTGGGCCGCCTCGACCGACCAGAAGATCATCATTCCCTGGCGCCTGATCGACGGACCGGAGACCGCCGATGCCGTCGCCGCCGAAATCATGAAGACGCCGATCCGGCGCGCCTCGCGCACCTCGATCTCCGGCGCGATCAGTTTCGCGATGCCGCTGTTCGATGAGGATCCCTATCGGGGGCTGCGCCGCGTGATCGACATTTCCGGCGACGGTCCCAACAACAATGGCACTCCGGTCACGATCGCGCGCGACGCGGCGATCGAGAAGGGCATCGTCATCAACGGCCTGCCGATCATGGTCAAGGAGCCCTCCTATTCGACCATGGATATCGACAATCTCGATTTCTACTATGAGGATTGCGTCATCGGCGGTCCCGGTTCCTTCGTCATCACGATCAAGGACCGCGACAAGTTCAAGGAAGCCATCCGCACCAAGCTCTTGATGGAGGTTGCGGGCCGTATGCCGGAGCGCCCCGTGATGCGGGTTGCGGAGAAGGACAAGGAGCCGCGTGTGAACTGCATGATCGGCGAGAAGATCTGGTCGGACCGCTGGGGTCGCTGA